tttttttggttcaaaTCGAATTATATATGctttatttcatttcattgttggacaagAATATAGTACTGCAGGTCTTAGATATATAGCTATTTGTCATTACAAGTGAAAGTCGGTCGTCACCGAAAGCACACGCATATTTTTGTCATGAGGAGTATAGATCATTAGAAGCGCTTTATTAGGCCGTGTACTTGTGATTGTTCCATGAGCAGGTGTGAGGACACGTGTATGCTGATCATGATGCGTATTCTTCGATCGCAAAGGCATCGCACGGCTACCACACACGACACGGGTATAGACATATAGCTTTATTTCGTCAGAGACGACGGCGGCATCAAGGCCTTTGTCCGCCGTACACTAGCTGGGTAGCTGGCATCTGTCTTAGGGACACTTGTCGCGTTTGCCCAAGCTCCATGAAGATCAGTCAAATATGCCGTTAGATTGCCCTAGGATGCGCCTTTTTATTTCCCCCTTTCCTTGTAAGAGAGAGACTGATCCACCATATATGTGTCATGGGAAAGAATGGCCAGCATCGAAAGGCCACTTACAGCTAACACAAGATCTTGTCAGTTTTGATTGTGGATCGAGTCTGCAGTGTTTGTCCACAGTAGCATGCACATTGGTAAAAGGAGTACTTGTTCCAAGTAAAAGCCAATGTAAAGTACCCCCATTCTATTCTTGCAAAGCGTTTAATAATTATCTCGCAAATGGACTCTAGCCTGGTTGGCTAGCTcattgtggagtggagtggagcgGAGCTAGCAACCAATCATCCCTGTTTGCAACAGATATTGAGCCATCCATCAAATATGTGCGGATGTGGATGGGCAGGAGGGGATATTTTTGACTGTTCATGGTTAATTCAAAGCATCTCTAGCTACAAACTCATAAATTAATAGCTACATGGTGAAATGAATATTGGACGTCGTCGCTAAAACTAGGCAACTAGCTATATTTCGAAAagaacaatgaatgaagaaacTCGCTCGATCTTTTCGGCTGAGAGAATATAATCTCTACCTAGCTAAAATGTCAGCTGCAACCAGGGACACAACTGTTGGTGCGTGCGTTTTAATGTTTAGCAAGCAATGGTAGCACCTACTCCCTCTCTCTGACCTGAAATACCAGGTATTCTAGAGATTTTAGGACATATTAGTAGGAGTAGCAAAAGACAATCCACCCTTAAATTAACATTAATGATAACAAGGAACTTCATAGTAGCACGTACTACGTAGCATGCAATAGGTATTGTGCAAGAAGCTAGGAAGACAACTGTTGATAAAGATGCGTGCATGCGTGGTGAACAGGCACTGGATAGATGAGGTGAGATTGACATATGCATTGCAAAGAATGAAAGATGTTTGCATTGGACGGTGTGATTTCCAGTTGAGGCATCGCCACCTCAGGGCTTTTTCGCATGCATCGTCTAGCTGCCTAACCAACCAACACCTGTCGTGCATTATATATATTGCGTTCCCAGGATGACCCGACCAAATCCAAACCGGGAATATTTATATGCTCCATGCCTCGTTCGCTCCACACCATCATATCATATCGCCATTGCTATCTCTCTCTACCTCTCTGACCTTTCCAATGCTTGCTTGGGGTTATTCTCTTCTCCTCTTTCAGATGGATCAGCTAGCCAGCTGCTTGCTCGCCACGACACGTACAGATAGATCATCAGAGCAAGCAAGCAATTCGATCAGGAAAGAAGCAGCAAAAGCTTATTAGCTTGCCCAGATGCCCGgggctttgctttgctttggccAATAattgtacccccccccccccccccccctagcTCCACATGCCCGTACGTGTGCCACGTATCTCGGATCACATATGTTCGTTGTACAGCACAAGAAATGCAATCCATGGCATTCGTAAGCTAGCATAGTACAAAGAACAATATGATGCATCTACTACAACTTGCCTCTAATCTGCTACTGCCTTTCTTCTTCAATTCACCTATGTGTATTCATATGGGCATTCTTTTCTCTTGATCATAACATGTAGAATCTATGAGATCGCTTCTTGCATTATCTTGCCTCCATGTTGGACGCAACGCAATGGAGACGTACGTGGATGAGCTTGTAGCCTGTCGATCGTACGTACTAGGGAATGAACCTTTCATCCCGAGGCTCAGTCGGTTGcattttgatccggtactaatgtgaacattagtaccggatctaaAGGATAGTCCTCGAGGAGGCCCCCAtgacctcctttagtaccgggtggggttcccacccggtactaaatctCCCGTCCGCCAACCCCACGCTACCTGCTCTTAATTTATTATCCCGTCCCCCTTCCTCCACTATCTCTCTCCCACGCTGCCCCCTCTATCTCTCactctatctctctccctccactCCCCCTCGCTCaatctgcctcccctcccccccctccgctcgcccctcaccggcggtgagaagcggcggcgggcgaggtgaggagcggcggcgggcggtggagcgGCGGAGGAGCAGATCCGCGACGAAGGAACGCGCGGAGGGGCGAAGGAGGGCGAGCAGGCGGGAgcggaggagggtggcgggAGGCCGGGATCGGCGGCAGGGCAGGGCGGAGGCGAGCGGTGGTAGGAGGTGGGCAGAGGGTGGCGGGaggccgggccggcggcgggcgacggggctgagggcggcggcggcgggcggcggagggggccggcggtggggcggcgggggtggtggtGTGCGGGGCCAGGCTAGATTTTCGTTTATTCCCGGTACCGGTTGCagaaccggtactgaaggggattcccaaccagtactaaaacTATTTCCCTCGTAGTGTCACTTGCATTATATTGGGTGCACGCACCATGCATGGTGGCCATTCAAGATAGATGGTAGTGATCTGATAGTACGAGCACGGGCTCTTGTACAAGTATACTGGTCCCTGTGTTTTCGCCTCTGCATATTCACCGAGTATGCCATCCTTTTAACTATGCACAACAACAAATGCCCAATAATTAAGCATCCTGCCACTTGCTTCATTCATGGTATTCCCACGTTTTTATTTATATCTGTTTTAGCTTTTAGAAACACTaccggaaaactgagcattggtcctaactcttagtactggttggtttttaacccggtactaatgtaagcattagtaccgggtctaacggctagtttcctAAAGCCCTCCGTAGCTCCCTTTAGCACCagttgggagctccaaccggtactaatatgcctgagggcctttagtactgggtgaaggctactaatgggtgacctttaataCCCACGTATATATATATTCAACCACATGCATCATGAATTTTTGTTTGACGCAGAATATAAAATTCTCATTATTGCCCGCTGTATATATGACTTGTGACAAAATAGTTTACTACATATAATTGAGTAAATTATGGCAGCATGCACCTTATATTTCTTTGTATTTGTGATATATAGTCTATATACGTTGTACCTGTGGGCTGTGGTGTACGCACGCTCATCCACGTGTCAGCGCACAGCCAGCCGTCCGACGTGGCAGGAAGGTAGCCTCTGTTTTTGTTTTGATGCTACTACTAGGTCGCATGGCGAATTGGCAATGGCTTTGCCGTTGGATTGGAGTGCGCGTGAGGCATGGATTTGACTAGTCAACTCGATCAAGGAGAGGAGACCTGCAGCCAAAACCGGCCGCTGTCTGGCATGTCCGGTTTCAGAGCATGCAGTCGGCCAGTCGTCGTCTTCTCCTATAAATAGGAGCTCCATCCCTCTCCGGCCATTCGCACGACACGCACCAAGCTCTTCGTTCCGAGCTAGCTAGCTTTCCAACAAGCAATCCAAGGTACACTATGAGCTTGGTTGCGGCGCCAATGGCGATCGTTGACCTGGCCAACACCCAGCTTCAGCAGCAAGCGACAGAAGAAGCTGTCGATCAGGAGGAGCTGTCGTACAGTAGCCTGATGAAAGGCGTGCGGCACCTCTCCGACAGCGGCATTACCAGGCTGCCCGACAGCTACGTCCTGCCCGCACCCGACCGCCCCCgtagcagcagcggcggcggcagggtcaGGCTCCCCGTCGTCGACCTCGCCTGCCTCCGCGACCCCTCCCGGCACGCCGGCGCGCTGGCAACGCTCGACGCGGCGTGCCGGGAGTACGGGTTCTTCCAGGTGGTGAACCacggcgtcgacggcggggTGATCTCCGGGATGCTGGACGTGGCGCGGCGCTTCTTCGAGCTGCCGCTGGCCGAGCGGGAGCGGTACATGTCGCCGGACGTGCGCGCCGCCGTGCGGTACGGCACGAGCTTCAACCAGGCCAGGGACGCCGTGCTGTGCTGGCGCGACTTCCTCAAGCTCGCCTGCAGCCACCCGCTGCGCGACGTCGTGGCGTCGTGGCCGCGGGAGCCCGCGGACCTGAGGGGCGTCGCGTCCGCGTACGCCGCGGCGAGCCATGCCCTGTTCATGGAGCTCATGGAGGCGGCGCTCCAGGCCCTGGGCATCGCTTCCGGCGGTGTGCTGGGGGAGCTAGCGGCGGGGTCGTCGCACATGATGACGGTGAACTGCTACCCGGCGTGCCCGCAGCCGGAGCTCACGCTGGGGATGCCAGCGCACTCCGACTACGGCCTCTTCACCTTCGTGCTGCAGGACCACGTGGAGGGGCTCCAGGTCATGCACGGCGGACGATGGCTCACCGTCGACCCGATCCCGGGATCCTTCGTCGTCAACGTCGGCGACCACCTAGAGGTACACTCCTGCAGatagctgagctgagctgacaGTAGACTAGCATCAGTAGAAAACACTGCGCATGCATGCTGTGGGTGACGACGATCGAGCACTAATCGcagttggttggttggttgacAGCACGCATCAAGGAACCTAGCTAGCTATCCGATCACACTTTATTAATGAtttggctcagctagctccaaAGTGATGAAATTGACCCTAGCTTACAACAGAGAAACAAAAAGCTGATAACTAGTCAAATGCAAAAAGGTTGTGCAGACCATGCATCATGTCTCAAGCTAATATTTAAGACCTAGCTAGCACCATATATGTTTAGCTAATGATTGATTACTTGAGGCCAAAATTGCAAGTCAAACCAGTGAGCTGGCTCTACTTAGTAGCTAAACGTCACTTATTAGATGCAAGGATTTCTTGTTTACACTTACAGCAACGGGGTGTGGTGATAGTAATAAAAATGAAAACGAATTGCAGATCTACAGCAACGGGGCGTACAAGAGCGTGCTGCACCGTGTGCGCGTCAACTCGACGCGGCCTCGCATCTCGGTGGCGTCGTTCCACAGCCTGCCGGCGGAGCGTGTGGTcgggccggcgccggagctggtGGACGAGGCCGCCGGCAACCCGCCGCGGTACATGGACACCGACTTCGCCACCTTCCTCGCCTACCTCGCCTCCGCCGACGGCAAGGACAAGACCTTCCTCCAGTCAAGGATGCTCGCCCTATAGCTTAATTTGGTACcgcatatatatataattattaaTTGCTAGCTTAATTAATTCTTGCTTATTAACTATTACTGGTATTTTTGACAAATAAAGTTAGTAGCTCAGCGTGCGTTGACTTCTTGCATTATTGGTTTTCATTCGATCGGCTAGGAATAATATGTACTGTATATGAAACGAGTACGTACGTAATTAACGTACTCAATGATGTATTGAGAGTGaactgaatgaatgaatgaatgaattgTAACTACATATATATGTTCATCTGTTTCGTCCTGTACCAGTTGTGATCGAGGTATGCTCGGTTCACTTAAATTACGACCTGTTTGGTTTGCATCGTCGTACCATGCGGAACCACGATCCAAACAAGTTGAAAATCTCGTCCTATTGGCCTTTTCGATTGCGATTTTACCTTTTTCATAACTCCAAATGGCACTGCATGAGTATCTATTATACATAAAGGAATGAAGGATCTTGGAGATTATATAATTAATAAGTTATGTAAATATCTTTTTCAAGGAATGGCAGGCCAGAATCCATCCTGAACTCGTCATTGATCAGTCTGGCAATTGGCAAGTTCACACATAATACAACAAAAAGTTGCAAGCGCAATGATACGAATAATGGAACTAGAACATCGGGACTTCAATAAAGATACATGCTATAAAAAGAGAACTCATGCACAAATCAAGAGACGGGCCTTCAAGCATAGCGAAAGTTCAGATAACCCCTAAACTATGTTTTGATTCAATTTACCCCTAAACTATACTTATTTGGTTTAACTTACCCCATAATGCAATTTGTCACCCCTAAACTATACTTATTTGGTTTAACTTACCCCATAATgcaatttgtcatttttgtttctccatacaAAAGTTGAATTTGCAGGGTGGTAGTAAtggacatcataatctatattaaaaaaatattttatgaaattttcatcattagtttttatataattttgtatctcaaggatatattttattattaaatatcttaccctatcaaaatagtgataaaaaaattcatgatatattttttaacatttcttatgatgtctgctatcatcttgtaaaatttgaacttaagacTCCACCGtacatggagaaacaaaaagaacAAATTATGTTAAgaggtaaattgaaccaaatggtaTAGTTTAGGGGTAAATTGGACCAAGAAATACTTTAGGAAGTTATCCAAATTTTGGTTATACTTTAGAGGAGTAATTTGGATTTTTTCCTATTTAAAACTAGCATCTAGGCCGAAGGGAATCCATCGATCATGGATAGGCACCGCCATCGAGCAACATACTTATCGAACCGGTGGCAACACCCGTACCTGTCATAGCACATACCACACCATATGAATGAGACGCCCTTGGAGAGAAGGAAGGCACAGATGAGGAAGAGCCAATAATCATGGACACACCAAACAATTGGTTTGATGTTGCCACCAGCGAGAAGTATATATACGATGACAACAATTTCTCATCTTCAAGTAAATACGATGACATAAATCACCGTCACTGTGGGGTCTTGATAAACCACAGTGAGATCGGACGTAGGAACAAGGACGACGTGGCACGGACGATTTATCATCAGAATTAATCTGCAACATAAGCTGCTCATAGTAATAGCCAGGTCATCATCACccggaaggggaaaaaaaataggaCGAGCTAAAATTAAAGTATATATCTTGACGAGTcaaagctactccctccgttccaaattataggtcgttttgattttttagattcatagactttattatgtacttagatatactctatgtctagatgtataataatacctatacatttagaaaagccaaaacgacctataatttgaacgTACTGTAAATAAACACGTAGAAATATGCAAATTAATAATCAGTGGGCCAAACAACTATACTATATTTGTCACACAAACGAACAACACAGCAGCGCTAGCTAGGCAGCTAGTACGACTTTTGTCttccaggaaaaaaaaggatTGGAATTGATCAACGCCGTTATTTGTAAATAATAGAAGCAGAGTCAACAGCCAAGGAGAACTTGACACGCTAGTAATTGTTAGGCATGGAGTATATTGGAAGGCAGGTCAGCTGCAACAGACAATTACATCTCCAAGCAAGCTCAATAAACAACAGAGTGTTCAGCATGCAGATTATCCGTTGACGTCAACGGGATGCTCCATTGTATATGATGGATACACAGCATTTGACTATCCGTATATACAATTCCCGGGTAGTTAGTTCTTGCCGGTGCAGTTTTGTTTGCGACGATTTTATCATGCATATACAATCGGAGGGGTTTGACAAATACTCCCGTGCATAGCACAAGGTTGGATAGATGACAGCACAATGCAAACAAAACCATGCATGACGTACGTGATGTTTGATAGCATCCCATCAAGTTCATGAACGTTCCAATGATAATAGCACTAAAAGCTGTTGGAGAGGTGCAATGTACCAACGTAAGCAGAGGCTGACAATCAGAGCGAGTCAACTCTGCATCACTGCATGTACAGTCAGCACATGCATGTCaaaacagatttttttttaattttcatcGACATGATATACCATGCGTAAATCAGTAATTAACacaaataataatatatatatatataataatatactAGCACAAATCACACAATTACGTGGGGACCTCTCTCTGTCGAGAGCCCATGGGCCATGGAGAAACCGGTTGTTGGGGACCCAAGCAATTAGCAGCCCAACGAGCAAAGCGATATAGTAGATGACAAGCAAATACATCGGAAAGAGTAGGGATCGATGGACAGTGCTTTAGGGGTAAGGATCGGTGCCCTAAAGGTCCATCTCCGGCTCTCTTTAGTTTATTCAATTCAACTAGTTTTTCAAATCATTGTGAGAGACGGGTGGCAAATGTGGACGCTTTttggtgaagaaaaaaaagattttggGTTGGGCATGCGGTGGTTAGAGGGAATGGAGTAAATGGACCCAACCTAACCAAGTACCAAAGAGAaataaagaggaagagaaggcaACAACTATATGGCTAGCTCATGCATGTGACGGGTTTGGGTTTGGCCGGTTGCTCGTCCGATGAGCCGCCATGACACCGTCATCAGCACCTCCAACCCAACCAAGCCCAGCCCAACAGCTATATCTGTCACTCACTCACGGCTGTGATCTCTCCACAACAAGCATGCATGTTTACAGCAAGGTtgcaaagcaaaaaaaaaaactaatcgtAGCCCAATGCAAACTAGTTGCAAAATAGCAGCGGCAAATTATAATGCAGTGAGCAACTAACAGtggcaggccggccggcctgctggaTGGTGTGGTAGAATATTACCTAAGCTACCATATGGCAAGCCAAAACTGATCCTGACTGGATCATCAGAAAACAAAACAGACAAAAGATGATACTCGGATTAGTATAATCAATCATCATATATGGTGTAGCCTGCTAGCTGAATCTGCTGGGCTGGCCGTGCCAAACGAACCAATAATGCAGGCACATTATTATAATTGTACCCCGGATGGCTGGGCTATTCCATCCAGGAAGGCACATTTTATTCCCTCCAAaatgagagggagagagaagaagagaaacagaCGAAAAGAAGAGGTTGGGTTGGGCAACAACGACAGGCAGCGAGCGTAATTAACTAAGTTGTTGCATAAACAAATTAATTAACTAGTGAGAAGCTTTGCAACAAGTATATATCTTAGCTAGGATAGGAAGCTGAAACTAACAAACAATGCACCTTCCATAGCATAGGAGTAGCAGGgcgggcaggcaggcagcagaCAAGCAAAAAGACAATCATTCGTTTTCCTTTGGtatcccttccttccttccttcctgcacgcCTGGCCTCTGGCCAGCTGCTGCATCTACCTAATATCTCTCTTCCGCTGGCCTTTCTTTCTCAGCATTTCCAATTTCAACCTCCCCAACCAAATGCTTGCATTGCTTGAGTTGAGGAACAGAACAATGTATATGCAATGTGTAATGAGAAAGTATAATGCAGTGATCCAGCAGGCACCAAGCAAAATGTGAAAAACAAAAGAGAGCAAAGATTAACACTGCTCACTACCAATTCAGTAGTAGTACCAACCAATGTACTGTAAAAGAATTCATTCCATTTCCTGCTAATCCAAGTTTAATATGGGCTAGGAGATGATCAGGCATGTCACGTACACCTACCGTACCAAATGCTGGTATGGCAAGGCATGGCGACTTAGCTTGGTGAGAGAGAAGCAAGAGGGGGATGGGGACAGACATGTTGCTTACTGCAGtccagcgcgcgcgcggccCCGGCTCGGCACCTTCTTCcctttcctctccctctccttctccctccggTGGTTGGGGCGGAGCTGCCGAGCTCAGCAGCTCAGCTTGCttttctatctatctatcttcctttctttctttcctttttttttttctagttggGCGGGCAGTatcttccctctctctcctttccttGTTTTTCTAAGTAAGTAGTAAGTACAACCGAATGAACGAAGCCGGCAAGTCAGTCCCATTGCTGCCGGCATTGCCTGCTGCTTGATGCTTGCACTGCATTGCATTGCTAGCTACTGATTCTTCCTCTTCCGGATCGGACGCCATTGATCGATCCATTGCTAGCTGTTCGTTGCCCGGCCGATAATAATGTCGGTCAGGTCAGGACCAGAAGGGCGCGCGGTGGGGGATCCCCTTCCGGCGGCGCCccagcggccgcgccgcgccgtgcccgcttccgccggcctccgccgcctcatTGTCGGTGACGCCGTCAACGTCGCCTCcggtagccgccgccgccgccgcgtggccgtTGCTCCGCTTGGTGTCCACCAGCTGCAGCAGGAATTCATTAAGGCATCAGGGGCGGCGAATTAAACGTGACCGAACAGAACGGAACTGAAACCCAACGCATTGCCATTCATTCATTCGATTCCTCGCTCTTTCATggcatttgttttctttttttttctatccaTGCCCATGGATGGAGAAATGACAGGCGCAAGCGCAACGCAATCTTTTGGTGTTCTTGGCCGGCGCGGCATTGGGGAATAATGCAGGTgggtgggcgggcgggcggagcaATCAAGAACAACAACCGAAGAAGACAAGGCAAGAAAGCACCCACCTTGCATCCGAGGGAGCAGAAGCGGAATGGGTCGAGCAGCGCGCGTCCGCAGATCTCGCAGTTgtagggggaggcggcggccttgcccgcggcggcgccggcgccgcgcggctgGGGGCGCTCGTTGAGGAAGAGGACCCTGGCGCTGTTGATGACGTAGGTCTGGACGCCGGTGATGTCGAGGACGTCCTCCACCTCGGAGACCCGCACCACGTCGTGGTAGGACGACCGCCGTATCTGCAGCATCCGTCGTGGGGGCAGCAGGTGAAATAAAGATTGGATTTTTGAAGCCGCATTGCGCTCAAAGACTTGGAAATtgcagggaagaagaagaggaagaagaagagagacaaaaaaaaaagcagcaagcaagcaaggaaaTTAGACCTGGATGACCCGGTGGGCTGCGTGTCGGTGCGCCCTGCAGTAGTAGCagaaggccggcggcggcgcccccctGCAGTCGAGGCAGAACATGTTGCACTCGTTGCGCGGCGACGCCGGGTGCGCGCCGCAGGCCAGGAAGAAGCGCGTCGAGAGCAGCGTCTCCAGCCACTCGGGCACCGGCGTCGACGAGGCCACGCGCCGCAGCATCATGCTATTGCAAATGCGGGCCAATCGTCGTCGGGAGGCAATGCCGGCCTGCCCTGCCGGCGAACTGGCcaagggagggggagagagagagagagatgtgggggaaagagagagagagagacggtgGTGGGGAATGGAATGGGGGCCGAGAGAGATTGGGGAGAGATTGGAAGGTAGCGTGGGCTTTTCCCCTGGCTTCCTTTTCGTGTTTGCTTGCGCCGCTTCGCTCGTCTCGTCTTCTGGCCTGTCACTCACTGGAGCAGAGGAGGAGTAGGTGCCGGTGCCTGTGCCTGTGACTCACTGCCTTGTGGGgccgccctccctcctcccgATGCGGATTCGTACTTGCTGCTGCACTGCAGTGGATGGATGTGCAGAAATGGGGACTCCACTCCACTCGTCTTGACCTGACCGCCGACTCACTGACGACTGATTGAGCAATCGGTTCAGTAGATCCGGCACCAGTCCCTGGCGACCACACGCACACACTGGCACTAATCTCGGAGTAACTCATCACTGACACTCTGCGGCCCACCATTCAGTATGAGTGTAGGGCAGATACTAGAGTCAGTCGGAGTGACACTGACATGCAGCAGCACCTGAAACGGAGGCTGAAATGCTGAATGGCATGCCGCAACTGACCAAACAAAAGCTGGCTCCGGcgcagtgcagtgcagtgcagtgcagtccatgtccatgtccatgtccatggCTTCTTTGTTTGGGCCGCAAGCTTCTTTTTCCTTGCTTAAAAGCGGAATCTTTTCAGTTTTAACCACGCCTCCGCCTTGTAGCTCCATCAACAAAGTGGCTTTATTATTTCAGTTTCAAACGCAGCACCACGTATGATATGCATCAGTTTCTGCGTGCAAAGCCCAAACGCAAAATGACGATGATAGAATTACCAGACTGAATTTGCTCACTTTTCTTTTCTAACTGCACAAGCAACTTGTGCACTTGCTTGCCACGCCACAAGGCACCGCATCCATTTTGAGGAAGAGGTGGGCAACATATTGGCTCCCAATAGCCGATCTTGAACATGACATAGACCACAGTAAGATGTCGACCGACGGCAAAACACGCGGCTAGCTTGTGCTTGGGTTCAGTCAGTCAGGACGTCAATGTTTAGAAATGAAGAGGACGTTTACACATGCACAACGAATCATCAATGCCTA
The genomic region above belongs to Setaria italica strain Yugu1 chromosome VI, Setaria_italica_v2.0, whole genome shotgun sequence and contains:
- the LOC101785167 gene encoding protein DMR6-LIKE OXYGENASE 2, whose protein sequence is MSLVAAPMAIVDLANTQLQQQATEEAVDQEELSYSSLMKGVRHLSDSGITRLPDSYVLPAPDRPRSSSGGGRVRLPVVDLACLRDPSRHAGALATLDAACREYGFFQVVNHGVDGGVISGMLDVARRFFELPLAERERYMSPDVRAAVRYGTSFNQARDAVLCWRDFLKLACSHPLRDVVASWPREPADLRGVASAYAAASHALFMELMEAALQALGIASGGVLGELAAGSSHMMTVNCYPACPQPELTLGMPAHSDYGLFTFVLQDHVEGLQVMHGGRWLTVDPIPGSFVVNVGDHLEIYSNGAYKSVLHRVRVNSTRPRISVASFHSLPAERVVGPAPELVDEAAGNPPRYMDTDFATFLAYLASADGKDKTFLQSRMLAL
- the LOC101785576 gene encoding uncharacterized protein LOC101785576 encodes the protein MMLRRVASSTPVPEWLETLLSTRFFLACGAHPASPRNECNMFCLDCRGAPPPAFCYYCRAHRHAAHRVIQIRRSSYHDVVRVSEVEDVLDITGVQTYVINSARVLFLNERPQPRGAGAAAGKAAASPYNCEICGRALLDPFRFCSLGCKLVDTKRSNGHAAAAAATGGDVDGVTDNEAAEAGGSGHGAARPLGRRRKGIPHRAPFWS